AGATTGAGACCGGGGTCGCCGCTGTTGCTTACCTCACTGccgttgcaattgttgttgtggttgttgttgtgtggaCTGCCCGCGTTGCCACTTAATATGCTGTGATTGTGTGagagattattattattattgttgttggcaatgGCTTCTTGCTCGCTGACTTGCGCGAGCTGCGCCACAAAGCTTTCGGCATCGAAATCCACGTCGGCGGCGCTCAACACGTCACGTGCGCAATTATTGTGTTGCAATTGATGGTATTGCGGCTGTTGTGATTGTTGATGActctgctgttgctgttgttgttgttgttgcagttgctgtTGTATAAGCTCATTGATCGATGGCTGCAAGCTGGGATTCATGTCACGCCGCAGCCCATTTAGCGTGTGTGTGGCAACATTGGCGGCAGCCGTTGCCGCCACCACCACGTCGACGCCATTGGCGCTCTTGCCGTCACCGCTGGAATGATGTAAGTGCTGTTGGTGGGCTGGATTAAGACCACCGCCGCCACCGTGCGCTGTGAAATTGCTTGCATCATCACCGATATCCATCTCCAACTGTTGCGACATCAACTCGAACAGCTCGAATTCATCAAAGTGATTAAGCTTGGCATTCGGACTGGCGACATTGTGTGACATAACCACCTTCTCGGGTGAACTGCTCGCCTTGCTCAGCATATCGTGATGCGTGGGCGATTGATGCTGTTGCTGTAAGTGTACGCCCGGTGTAGACGCTTGCGGCGGCGGTGTGGCATGGTGTTGCTCCAGAAATATGTCCAAAGTCTTAGCCACGCTTTCGGCGTCGATATGTGCATCCGGCTGTAAAGGCGAGGCCATGTCGATATTGTCAATGAAGCCGCTGTGTAAGGGAGAATTGATGGCGTTGGACGGCATATCATTGCAGCCGCCGCTCAGCAACTGAAACACGCTGTCCATGTCACGGTGtgcctgctgttgttgctgctgatgttgaCCACTAGGTGTTGTGTCCATCGGTTGCGTTACCATAGTGCTTTCCGGCATTGGGCTGCTGCGTGGCTCCTGTTTGGGCACGAGTGCGCCCGACGCGGCCAGCACGTCCGCGGCGGTTTGCAAGTTTGCGTTGGGGCTGAATATCAAATTGCCGCTCATGTCTGTCATAAGCGCATTGCTGCCGCCCGGCGTGAGCGGTGTCACGGGTGTGATGGGCTCTAGTACGCTTTCGGGCAGGTCACCCTGCTTGACGAGTATATCCAGCACATTGGTGACCTTCTCGGATTTGACCGGATTCTTGCGTTTGCTAGTCGTCTGCGTAGTCACCGAGTGCGTGGGCGCATGTGGTGTATTGCGTCCCGTGTTGGGCTCCTCTTTGATCTTAATCTGGGCTAGGTTAGCTTTGGCGGCCAATTGCTTAGTTGCCTCCTCGTAttgtggcggcggcggcggtggcggcggtAGGTTGTGTGGCTTAATATCCAGCTGTATGATTTGTTGTGTGGGCTGGAAGAGTCGATTGTGATATTGCtgctgatgctgttgttgtagttgtaattgttgcagttgttgttgtgtaatcaCCGGCTTCGCTTCGATCAGCTGATGCTGTGGCTCATGTCCGGCTGGCGTGGCGATCGGAAAGAGTATGCTCGGCAATGAGCTCGTGCGCTGATGTCCATTCAGCAGTTTCTTCGTAGCTGGACTGGCATTGGCCAGCGAAATATTGCCAATCGTGTGCGCTGTCATATGCTGATCGTTTAGACCAACCAGAAATATTGTTTGATTGCCTTCGTTCCACACGAGTCCCAGATTGTTGTGCGTCTTCGCCGTCAAGGGTATTTGATTAGCGAGTATTGTTGTTGTCCCGGCGACGTTATTTGTATTGGCAGCATTTGTATTGCACTTATTCATAGCGTTGTTGTTGGAATTTTTTTGACGCGCCGCATTCGGCAGCTTCTTCATGTCGTCGAGTTTCGCCGGGGTGGCCGCCGCTGTCGTCACGGTTGGAATGAGTAAAGTTTGTGTCTTTTGCGTGGTGGTGAGCAGACGCAGTTGCGCCTGCGCCTGTGCCTGCGCCAACGCTTGCGCCTGCACTTGTTGtacgtgttgttgttgcgcctgCGCTTGTGCTGCGGCCGCTGCGGCAGCTGCTGCTTGCTTTTGCTTCTGTATTTTCGCCTCCAGTTGCTGCTTCACGACCATTTTCTGACTCATCGCTTGCGGTGTCACCGCTGTAGTGTTGCTGTTGGCGGCGGCTTTGTGCGCGGCCGCATTTGTGGCATTGGCCTTAGTGGCATGAGATTTGACTGTGACCACTTTAGTGGCTGGCAACGTTATGTTCTCTTTTATCTGCGGCAGCATAGCGAGCGGTGCGCAATGTGGTGCGGTTGTGGTGGTGATCAGCGTTATCTGTTGCGTGGGAAGGGCGTTCACCACCTGCGCTGTCACCGTCTGTTGTTGGGGATGCTGCAGATGCTTCTGCTGTtggctgctttgttgttgcttctgtcGCATCTGCTGCAACTCCTGCTGAGAGCGTTGCAGTTGGCGCTGCAGCTCATCAATTTGGCGCTTTTGTTCGCGCACCAAGTCGTCGTTCGTTAGAATGATGGTAGCGGCCTGCGGTTTCGGCTGTAGTATGGTTTGCAGCGGCACCGGACGCGGCGAATCTACTTGCTGTACTATGTCCATTTGCTCATGCTCGAGATTACGGCGCTCCGGTGACATGGCCGCTGGATGCGGGGAGTTGACAATCATGGGCACGGGCAGCTCGGCACTTATTGTCGTGTTGGTGGCGTCCATCGCTTCAGCGCCTGCTGTGGAAATCATCTCGGACGAAGCTGTGGAAGCCGGTGTGTTCACAATTGTCGAGCACTCGGTGACGTCAAGCGGTAAATATGGTTTGAGACGCTCTATTAGTTGCGGCTTAGGGCCCGATACCGGTAGATTGCGTCGCTTCAGGTGCATTTTCAAATCGGATACCTTCATCTTTTCCAGCCGTGAGATATCTGTTACGGAGCAGGTAGACTCAGCGTAACTCGTGGCCGGACTCGGTGGTATGGAAGAAGTGACCGAAAGCGCCGGCGACGGTAGCGGCGGTGGACGTGGCGTggaaattatggaaaatgtcGAGTTAGCCGGTGAAGCTGTACTGCTTGCGCCTTCACTTACCGCCGTAACGTTGGACAAGGGTGTCGCTGGTGCTGGTGAGGGCAGCGCTGTTGACAGTTTTGTGGCTGTTGCTGCGGTTGTGGCCGCTGCTGTATTCGACTTAGCCACTGTTGTGACCAAACCACCATTTGCTGAAGCATTGATGCTACTGCTTGCTGCTGCCGCACTGGCTGCTGGCACGATAGACTGATTCTTGTTGAGTGTTTCAAGAAATTTGAGCAAGCAATTCTGCTGTTCCAACATTAATTGGTAGGATGTCTCCTCGGGTTGACTGCTTTCGCTGCTTAGTTTCTGCGATGCATTCGGCGGACCCTTATACTCGTGAAATTTAATTGTACGCGCCTTGCAGGCCGGCTTTGACTTTGATTTCTTGCGGTTCTTCTCCTTACCTGGAGCGTCTGATTTTGCCAGCGACAACTGGCAACTCAATGGCGGTAGTGATGTGAGTGTTTGTGGTGGCGAAGCAATGGAGGATAGCGGACTCAGTGTCGATGTGGTCGACGTTAGCGAAGCAGGCGAGGAGACCATTGACAAAAAGCTACCTCCAGGGCTAGCTGACGGTCCGGCCACCGACTGGCAGAGTTCCTCAAAGAGATTCGCTGTTTCTTGTTTCACCTGTACGCTACTAGCGATAGACACCgctggcggtggtggtggcggcggcggtggcacCGCATTTACTTTCAACGCTGGTGCGCTACTCTGTAATATCGGCGCAGATGTCACGACCACCTGGCCACCGCTTGTAGGTATGGTGAGCGCTACAGTCACTATGCCTGCCGAGGCAGCAGCCACTTGCAGCGCATCGCTAGCGCCGTCACATGCAGCTTGCTCATCAGCGCGTGGTGGCGTCTGACGCGTATCGCTTTCTGAG
This genomic stretch from Bactrocera dorsalis isolate Fly_Bdor chromosome 5, ASM2337382v1, whole genome shotgun sequence harbors:
- the LOC105225056 gene encoding uncharacterized protein LOC105225056 isoform X2 → MRVIADTDEPPAKCCRYCEESTQHGVDGGPVSWRLTLDQDLIDTLKRSFPTWFQASAGSDGNNTTNTNTTTTTAAGAAATVLKTTDASSNEAAEISKLPTATVAETSKCNSTTNSNCDNNNTTSTTTIINIAKSVSHCTTPITVDTTNHLHTQLPYLHHDHHNHQPQQQHHQLLQHSNGNSLKRHSNDSKSITSPQLSCSSGYSAILSSCSSSASPASSIASNCSVASSKKSTASHKSDSSSSSSSSSSSSSSSSSSSSSNSAKFSTSSSANSASTCAKASHVASKATSTKSANTVNGVQQKSVNAAATAETGKKCAASKAAVKSAVKSVVKARDKSTSTLSTAVAALATANATESKTITKSASLHSLSSCSGGSASLLAAFSSPGSTATTVELISDTSCNGLLTATQLSGKVGFEHTFQDVILLQEAYDDMSEGEQRLNAAAASFLSGGGISSDDGANSDGYDARQSPPKAIVDSSPLQPAMDKNKESLKTSPAIHEQCKQLERAKTSDLLKAKIQQRPNREDLERRHILEEDECHIDPSLAEKQRMLKKARLADQLNSQIQHRPGPLELIKKNILHTEKPIEKIVKEGLVSFKATSEGLLTRPQHPHSYVTYEDDSQSSESDTRQTPPRADEQAACDGASDALQVAAASAGIVTVALTIPTSGGQVVVTSAPILQSSAPALKVNAVPPPPPPPPPAVSIASSVQVKQETANLFEELCQSVAGPSASPGGSFLSMVSSPASLTSTTSTLSPLSSIASPPQTLTSLPPLSCQLSLAKSDAPGKEKNRKKSKSKPACKARTIKFHEYKGPPNASQKLSSESSQPEETSYQLMLEQQNCLLKFLETLNKNQSIVPAASAAAASSSINASANGGLVTTVAKSNTAAATTAATATKLSTALPSPAPATPLSNVTAVSEGASSTASPANSTFSIISTPRPPPLPSPALSVTSSIPPSPATSYAESTCSVTDISRLEKMKVSDLKMHLKRRNLPVSGPKPQLIERLKPYLPLDVTECSTIVNTPASTASSEMISTAGAEAMDATNTTISAELPVPMIVNSPHPAAMSPERRNLEHEQMDIVQQVDSPRPVPLQTILQPKPQAATIILTNDDLVREQKRQIDELQRQLQRSQQELQQMRQKQQQSSQQQKHLQHPQQQTVTAQVVNALPTQQITLITTTTAPHCAPLAMLPQIKENITLPATKVVTVKSHATKANATNAAAHKAAANSNTTAVTPQAMSQKMVVKQQLEAKIQKQKQAAAAAAAAAQAQAQQQHVQQVQAQALAQAQAQAQLRLLTTTQKTQTLLIPTVTTAAATPAKLDDMKKLPNAARQKNSNNNAMNKCNTNAANTNNVAGTTTILANQIPLTAKTHNNLGLVWNEGNQTIFLVGLNDQHMTAHTIGNISLANASPATKKLLNGHQRTSSLPSILFPIATPAGHEPQHQLIEAKPVITQQQLQQLQLQQQHQQQYHNRLFQPTQQIIQLDIKPHNLPPPPPPPPQYEEATKQLAAKANLAQIKIKEEPNTGRNTPHAPTHSVTTQTTSKRKNPVKSEKVTNVLDILVKQGDLPESVLEPITPVTPLTPGGSNALMTDMSGNLIFSPNANLQTAADVLAASGALVPKQEPRSSPMPESTMVTQPMDTTPSGQHQQQQQQAHRDMDSVFQLLSGGCNDMPSNAINSPLHSGFIDNIDMASPLQPDAHIDAESVAKTLDIFLEQHHATPPPQASTPGVHLQQQHQSPTHHDMLSKASSSPEKVVMSHNVASPNAKLNHFDEFELFELMSQQLEMDIGDDASNFTAHGGGGGLNPAHQQHLHHSSGDGKSANGVDVVVAATAAANVATHTLNGLRRDMNPSLQPSINELIQQQLQQQQQQQQQSHQQSQQPQYHQLQHNNCARDVLSAADVDFDAESFVAQLAQVSEQEAIANNNNNNNLSHNHSILSGNAGSPHNNNHNNNCNGSEVSNSGDPGLNLHDSDTRTHSHSDNHFNATPMDVCDDFDNPLGSFSFSAFSPDSNINTPPHPFGSGDSGSGGGMLNGGCLVNGETSMGLGGIGGGMVSGVGLGGTTPTSAAASSSTCGMQANNSNSMGMGEQMSICGLSDGSTMMGLGGMGESAMTTAGSDSFGAPGDILDLFNIDDYKMSWGEGDFAV
- the LOC105225056 gene encoding uncharacterized protein LOC105225056 isoform X1 yields the protein MRVIADTDEPPAKCCRYCEESTQHGVDGGPVSWRLTLDQDLIDTLKRSFPTWFQASAGSDGNNTTNTNTTTTTAAGAAATVLKTTDASSNEAAEISKLPTATVAETSKCNSTTNSNCDNNNTTSTTTIINIAKSVSHCTTPITVDTTNHLHTQLPYLHHDHHNHQPQQQHHQLLQHSNGNSLKRHSNDSKSITSPQLSCSSGYSAILSSCSSSASPASSIASNCSVASSKKSTASHKSDSSSSSSSSSSSSSSSSSSSSSNSAKFSTSSSANSASTCAKASHVASKATSTKSANTVNGVQQKSVNAAATAETGKKCAASKAAVKSAVKSVVKARDKSTSTLSTAVAALATANATESKTITKSASLHSLSSCSGGSASLLAAFSSPGSTATTVELISDTSCNGLLTATQLSGKVGFEHTFQDVILLQEAYDDMSEGEQRLNAAAASFLSGGGISSDDGANSDGYDARQSPPKAIVDSSPLQPAMDKNKESLKVKLMVRRPHSQLVEQGIIPPLKTSPAIHEQCKQLERAKTSDLLKAKIQQRPNREDLERRHILEEDECHIDPSLAEKQRMLKKARLADQLNSQIQHRPGPLELIKKNILHTEKPIEKIVKEGLVSFKATSEGLLTRPQHPHSYVTYEDDSQSSESDTRQTPPRADEQAACDGASDALQVAAASAGIVTVALTIPTSGGQVVVTSAPILQSSAPALKVNAVPPPPPPPPPAVSIASSVQVKQETANLFEELCQSVAGPSASPGGSFLSMVSSPASLTSTTSTLSPLSSIASPPQTLTSLPPLSCQLSLAKSDAPGKEKNRKKSKSKPACKARTIKFHEYKGPPNASQKLSSESSQPEETSYQLMLEQQNCLLKFLETLNKNQSIVPAASAAAASSSINASANGGLVTTVAKSNTAAATTAATATKLSTALPSPAPATPLSNVTAVSEGASSTASPANSTFSIISTPRPPPLPSPALSVTSSIPPSPATSYAESTCSVTDISRLEKMKVSDLKMHLKRRNLPVSGPKPQLIERLKPYLPLDVTECSTIVNTPASTASSEMISTAGAEAMDATNTTISAELPVPMIVNSPHPAAMSPERRNLEHEQMDIVQQVDSPRPVPLQTILQPKPQAATIILTNDDLVREQKRQIDELQRQLQRSQQELQQMRQKQQQSSQQQKHLQHPQQQTVTAQVVNALPTQQITLITTTTAPHCAPLAMLPQIKENITLPATKVVTVKSHATKANATNAAAHKAAANSNTTAVTPQAMSQKMVVKQQLEAKIQKQKQAAAAAAAAAQAQAQQQHVQQVQAQALAQAQAQAQLRLLTTTQKTQTLLIPTVTTAAATPAKLDDMKKLPNAARQKNSNNNAMNKCNTNAANTNNVAGTTTILANQIPLTAKTHNNLGLVWNEGNQTIFLVGLNDQHMTAHTIGNISLANASPATKKLLNGHQRTSSLPSILFPIATPAGHEPQHQLIEAKPVITQQQLQQLQLQQQHQQQYHNRLFQPTQQIIQLDIKPHNLPPPPPPPPQYEEATKQLAAKANLAQIKIKEEPNTGRNTPHAPTHSVTTQTTSKRKNPVKSEKVTNVLDILVKQGDLPESVLEPITPVTPLTPGGSNALMTDMSGNLIFSPNANLQTAADVLAASGALVPKQEPRSSPMPESTMVTQPMDTTPSGQHQQQQQQAHRDMDSVFQLLSGGCNDMPSNAINSPLHSGFIDNIDMASPLQPDAHIDAESVAKTLDIFLEQHHATPPPQASTPGVHLQQQHQSPTHHDMLSKASSSPEKVVMSHNVASPNAKLNHFDEFELFELMSQQLEMDIGDDASNFTAHGGGGGLNPAHQQHLHHSSGDGKSANGVDVVVAATAAANVATHTLNGLRRDMNPSLQPSINELIQQQLQQQQQQQQQSHQQSQQPQYHQLQHNNCARDVLSAADVDFDAESFVAQLAQVSEQEAIANNNNNNNLSHNHSILSGNAGSPHNNNHNNNCNGSEVSNSGDPGLNLHDSDTRTHSHSDNHFNATPMDVCDDFDNPLGSFSFSAFSPDSNINTPPHPFGSGDSGSGGGMLNGGCLVNGETSMGLGGIGGGMVSGVGLGGTTPTSAAASSSTCGMQANNSNSMGMGEQMSICGLSDGSTMMGLGGMGESAMTTAGSDSFGAPGDILDLFNIDDYKMSWGEGDFAV